From the Selenomonas timonae genome, one window contains:
- a CDS encoding Fur family transcriptional regulator: MREQMMLTLNEVTDILRQNKKKVTPQRLAVYAALAATEEHPTAEALYKELRPNYPTMSLATVYKSLDAFCEIGIVRELNVGEEAFRYDADISAHPHVRCIACDKVADVPIASLPSLDKNVASVTGYRIVSQQMYFFGYCPQCQEANAVKN; encoded by the coding sequence ATGCGAGAACAGATGATGCTGACATTGAATGAGGTCACGGATATTCTGCGGCAGAACAAGAAAAAGGTGACGCCGCAGCGCCTTGCCGTCTATGCGGCTCTTGCTGCGACGGAGGAGCATCCGACGGCGGAAGCTCTCTATAAGGAGCTGCGTCCGAACTATCCGACGATGAGTCTTGCCACGGTCTACAAGTCACTTGATGCGTTCTGTGAGATCGGCATCGTGCGTGAGCTGAACGTGGGCGAGGAGGCATTTCGCTATGACGCAGATATCTCCGCGCATCCGCATGTGCGTTGCATTGCGTGCGACAAGGTTGCGGACGTGCCCATTGCATCGCTCCCGTCTCTCGACAAGAATGTTGCGTCTGTGACGGGGTATCGCATTGTCTCGCAGCAGATGTATTTCTTCGGCTACTGCCCGCAGTGCCAAGAGGCCAATGCGGTAAAAAATTAA
- the speD gene encoding S-adenosylmethionine decarboxylase, which yields MDIQSRLLTVDFYNCKGEKYTSEEALRAKVSEALRTLDLVPLQIISDVQESGHLSLMALLPDGHLALHVHPELRHVSLDIYLCTEDAALDPIARTMRRVFQPEKTKTTHLRRGDFRSPGEIRPKTTTRVAPIRKIKSTGAKVIRILARRNRG from the coding sequence ATGGACATTCAATCAAGATTGCTGACAGTGGATTTTTATAATTGCAAAGGTGAAAAATATACGAGTGAAGAGGCGCTGCGCGCCAAGGTCTCCGAAGCACTCAGAACCCTTGATCTCGTCCCCCTGCAGATCATCAGCGACGTGCAGGAGAGCGGTCACCTCTCCCTGATGGCACTTCTGCCCGACGGGCATCTCGCGCTGCATGTCCATCCCGAACTCCGCCACGTCTCACTCGATATCTACCTCTGCACGGAGGACGCCGCACTCGACCCGATTGCACGTACGATGCGCAGGGTGTTCCAACCCGAGAAAACCAAGACGACGCACCTGCGACGCGGCGATTTCCGCTCTCCCGGAGAGATTCGTCCCAAGACCACGACACGCGTCGCGCCCATCCGCAAGATCAAGAGCACGGGCGCGAAGGTCATCCGCATACTCGCACGGAGAAACCGCGGATAA
- a CDS encoding rod shape-determining protein, which yields MFGLFGGHDMGIDLGTANTLVHVKGRGIVLREPSVVAIKSDSGDVLAVGEEAKQMIGRTPGNIVAIRPMKDGVIADFDVTQAMLKYFIRKAMRSKSFVRPRVVVGVPSGVTEVEKRAVIDAAQQAGAREAYLIEEPMAAAIGAGLPVEEATGSMVVDIGGGTTEIAVISLGGIVTSRSIRIGGDEMDSAIVQYIKRMYNLMIGERTAEEIKITVGTAIVTPDTDRTMDIRGRDLVSGLPKTLTIHAKEIREALNEPIYKIIDAVKGTLEKTPPELAADVMDHGIMMTGGGALLMNLDKLLSHETGMPVLVSEDALSCVGEGTGRTLENIGLLKSVVMSSKKLKQ from the coding sequence ATGTTTGGTCTTTTTGGCGGACACGATATGGGGATTGACCTCGGTACGGCGAATACACTGGTGCATGTGAAGGGGCGTGGCATTGTCCTGCGCGAGCCGTCCGTTGTTGCAATAAAGAGTGATTCGGGCGATGTGCTCGCGGTGGGTGAGGAAGCCAAGCAGATGATCGGGCGCACGCCCGGCAATATCGTTGCGATTCGTCCGATGAAGGACGGCGTTATTGCGGATTTTGATGTGACGCAGGCGATGCTGAAATACTTCATCCGCAAGGCAATGCGCTCGAAGTCGTTTGTACGTCCGCGCGTCGTGGTCGGCGTTCCGTCGGGTGTGACGGAGGTCGAAAAGCGTGCGGTTATCGATGCGGCACAGCAGGCAGGTGCGCGTGAGGCATATCTGATCGAAGAGCCGATGGCGGCTGCGATCGGTGCGGGGCTTCCAGTGGAGGAGGCGACGGGCAGCATGGTCGTCGACATTGGCGGCGGCACGACGGAGATTGCCGTCATCTCGCTCGGCGGCATCGTAACGAGCAGGTCCATCCGCATCGGCGGCGATGAGATGGACTCTGCCATCGTGCAGTACATCAAGCGTATGTATAACCTCATGATCGGTGAGCGCACGGCGGAGGAAATCAAGATCACGGTCGGAACGGCGATTGTGACGCCGGATACGGATCGTACAATGGACATCCGCGGCCGTGACCTCGTAAGCGGTCTGCCGAAGACGCTGACGATCCATGCGAAGGAAATTCGCGAGGCGCTGAACGAGCCGATCTACAAGATCATCGACGCCGTGAAGGGCACACTCGAGAAGACACCGCCGGAACTCGCGGCGGATGTTATGGATCACGGCATTATGATGACGGGCGGCGGCGCGCTTCTCATGAATCTGGACAAGCTCCTCTCTCATGAGACAGGCATGCCTGTGCTCGTGTCCGAGGATGCACTCTCCTGTGTTGGTGAGGGGACAGGGCGTACGCTTGAGAACATCGGGCTCCTCAAGAGTGTCGTTATGTCCTCGAAGAAATTGAAGCAATGA
- the mreC gene encoding rod shape-determining protein MreC translates to MIDRIGRARQSGRKIWALLFVLLALFCVIFFAARGRFQATASTSTVGTVLAPFEMVFSYVGQQVRHVTSDLWEIATVHEQNKMLKNEIEQLRQQNTMAEEYAAENARLRELLSYKQSAQQFDLLAARVIGRDAVLWTSTIVVDRGSKDGVRENMPVVTGKGLVGRVTEVAPLSSKVQLILDVRSSVGTLIQRTESRVTGIVTGTMDNPYMPQMVNIPRNADVQDGDTVITSGFGGIYPKGIPVGQIVSQHSDDTGLLKVALIETAVDFQRLEDVAIITASREAPPAPIQPAPLSPGAAAAAQISASQAKAAAQ, encoded by the coding sequence ATGATTGACCGAATCGGACGGGCAAGGCAGTCGGGACGCAAGATCTGGGCGCTGCTATTCGTTCTGCTCGCTCTTTTCTGTGTCATTTTCTTTGCTGCGCGCGGCCGCTTTCAGGCAACTGCATCGACGAGCACGGTAGGAACTGTGCTTGCCCCATTTGAGATGGTCTTCTCCTATGTGGGGCAGCAGGTTCGACATGTTACATCGGATCTGTGGGAGATCGCTACGGTACATGAGCAGAATAAGATGCTCAAGAATGAGATCGAGCAGCTGCGTCAGCAGAATACGATGGCGGAGGAATACGCGGCAGAGAATGCACGCCTGCGTGAGCTCCTCTCGTACAAGCAGTCGGCGCAGCAGTTTGATCTTCTTGCTGCGCGCGTGATCGGGCGGGACGCTGTGCTCTGGACGAGCACGATCGTCGTGGATCGCGGCTCGAAGGACGGCGTGCGTGAAAACATGCCCGTCGTGACGGGCAAGGGGCTCGTGGGGCGTGTGACGGAAGTCGCTCCGCTCTCGTCCAAGGTACAGCTGATCCTCGATGTGCGCTCCTCGGTTGGGACACTCATTCAGCGTACAGAGTCCCGTGTGACGGGCATTGTCACGGGGACGATGGACAATCCCTATATGCCGCAGATGGTGAATATTCCGCGCAATGCGGATGTGCAGGACGGCGATACCGTCATTACATCCGGTTTCGGCGGCATCTATCCCAAAGGGATTCCCGTGGGGCAGATCGTTTCGCAGCACAGCGATGATACGGGGCTTCTCAAGGTCGCGCTCATCGAGACTGCGGTGGACTTCCAGCGCCTCGAAGATGTGGCGATCATCACGGCATCGCGCGAAGCACCTCCGGCGCCGATTCAGCCAGCTCCGCTCAGTCCGGGAGCGGCTGCGGCGGCACAGATCTCTGCATCGCAGGCAAAGGCGGCGGCACAGTGA
- the mreD gene encoding rod shape-determining protein MreD: protein MKRYRFFIVFFIALFVLQFSFLPLIAVYGVVPDLLLLATVSYAFLRGSVWGGFVGFALGLVEDLSVGSFFGLHAFTLTLIGLFFGRFSDRVFKEQFFLPITASLAATFAKYVISALIVYLLGYHFNPFLHIGRVLFILLLFQLIFAYPIHWTTFHLDKRIRDRES from the coding sequence GTGAAGAGATATAGATTTTTTATCGTATTCTTTATCGCTCTCTTTGTGCTTCAGTTCTCCTTTCTTCCGCTCATCGCCGTGTACGGCGTCGTTCCCGACCTGCTCCTTCTGGCGACAGTTTCCTACGCCTTTTTGCGCGGCAGTGTGTGGGGTGGATTCGTCGGCTTTGCATTGGGGCTGGTGGAGGATCTCAGTGTCGGCTCATTCTTTGGGCTGCATGCATTCACACTGACGCTGATCGGACTCTTTTTCGGACGGTTCTCTGACCGCGTGTTCAAGGAGCAGTTCTTCCTGCCGATTACGGCATCACTCGCGGCGACCTTTGCGAAATATGTGATTTCGGCGCTGATTGTGTATCTGCTTGGCTATCATTTCAATCCATTCCTGCATATAGGACGTGTGCTCTTCATACTGCTCCTCTTCCAGCTGATCTTTGCGTATCCAATCCACTGGACGACGTTCCATCTGGACAAGCGTATACGCGATCGGGAGAGTTAA
- the mrdA gene encoding penicillin-binding protein 2 has product MNENEDFSGRLQFLSLMIVLIIAVLIGRAGYLQVYDGELYARLAEGNRIRIIPAEAARGTFYDRNGELLVTNRPGFAVSLLPLTEPISPEVIARVSKLINVPVEEIQKKIDAHIGFDPIRIKTDVLPDIVTIIEEQKDDYPGVVIEVLPIRDYIYGEYAAHVFGYVSEINEEELERRKDEGYKSGYIIGKFGLERVYDKEVRGINGGDQVEVDVSGRPVQLLGRQSPVPGNDLVLTIDKHIQEAAEQAVDAQLAIVHANAAAAVVMNPQTGEVLAMVSRPAFNPNLFAGGISTQNWNVLNNNPYHPMDNKAITGEYPPGSTFKIVTGTAALAEHKVTPQEKIFDAGHHWIIPKTNAGGEALGWINFQEAMAHSDNVYFYEMGNRLGVDTIERYARMFGLGARTGIDLPYEAEGLAPNRKYKADNYEDGEWYLSETFDAAIGQGFNLVTPLQAAMVMGEIAANGKRFQPHLVQRIVDVNGNTVREFQPKLLSELEVNPSVIRNVQEGLHDVTKIGTAAGVFAGFPIDIAGKTGTAENSQGRDHGWFVAYGPYVNANIVVAVIVEQGGFGSMSAVPIGRRIMEAAFGLDRAPQNAGKK; this is encoded by the coding sequence GTGAACGAAAATGAAGATTTCAGCGGGCGCCTGCAGTTCCTCAGCCTGATGATTGTCCTCATCATTGCGGTGCTCATCGGGCGGGCGGGCTACCTGCAAGTCTATGACGGTGAACTTTACGCGCGTCTTGCCGAGGGCAACCGCATCCGCATCATACCCGCGGAGGCGGCGCGCGGGACGTTCTATGACCGCAACGGAGAACTGCTCGTGACGAATCGTCCCGGCTTTGCGGTGTCGCTGCTCCCTCTGACGGAGCCGATTTCGCCCGAGGTGATCGCGCGTGTGTCAAAGCTCATCAATGTACCCGTGGAGGAGATTCAGAAGAAAATCGACGCACATATTGGCTTCGATCCCATTCGCATCAAAACTGACGTGCTGCCCGATATTGTGACGATCATCGAGGAGCAGAAGGATGACTATCCAGGCGTTGTGATCGAGGTGCTGCCGATTCGTGACTATATTTACGGGGAATATGCGGCACATGTCTTCGGCTATGTGAGCGAGATCAACGAGGAGGAGCTTGAGCGCCGCAAGGACGAGGGCTATAAGTCCGGCTATATCATTGGCAAGTTTGGTCTCGAGCGCGTCTATGACAAGGAAGTGCGCGGTATCAACGGCGGTGATCAGGTCGAGGTGGATGTATCGGGACGCCCCGTGCAGCTCCTCGGTCGGCAGTCACCCGTGCCGGGCAACGATCTCGTCCTGACGATCGATAAGCATATCCAGGAGGCGGCGGAGCAGGCGGTGGACGCACAGCTTGCCATTGTGCACGCCAATGCAGCGGCCGCTGTTGTCATGAATCCGCAGACGGGTGAGGTGCTGGCGATGGTCAGCCGACCCGCGTTCAATCCAAATCTCTTTGCAGGCGGCATCTCAACGCAGAACTGGAATGTGCTGAACAACAACCCCTATCATCCAATGGACAACAAGGCGATCACGGGCGAGTATCCGCCCGGCTCGACGTTCAAGATTGTGACGGGAACGGCGGCACTCGCTGAGCATAAGGTGACGCCGCAGGAGAAGATCTTCGATGCGGGGCATCACTGGATCATTCCGAAGACGAACGCAGGCGGCGAGGCGCTTGGCTGGATCAATTTCCAAGAGGCAATGGCGCATTCGGACAATGTCTACTTCTATGAGATGGGCAATCGTCTTGGTGTCGACACCATCGAGCGCTATGCACGGATGTTCGGGTTGGGCGCGCGGACGGGCATCGATCTGCCGTATGAGGCGGAGGGGCTTGCCCCGAACCGCAAGTACAAGGCGGATAATTACGAAGATGGCGAATGGTATCTCTCTGAGACGTTCGATGCGGCAATCGGGCAGGGGTTCAACCTCGTGACCCCCTTGCAGGCTGCGATGGTCATGGGGGAGATTGCGGCGAACGGCAAGCGCTTTCAGCCGCACCTCGTCCAGCGTATTGTCGATGTGAACGGGAACACGGTGCGCGAGTTTCAGCCGAAGCTCCTCTCGGAGCTGGAGGTGAATCCGTCCGTGATCCGCAATGTGCAGGAGGGGCTGCATGACGTGACGAAGATCGGTACGGCGGCGGGCGTATTCGCCGGATTTCCGATCGACATTGCGGGCAAGACGGGCACGGCAGAGAACTCACAGGGGCGCGACCACGGCTGGTTTGTGGCGTACGGTCCCTATGTGAATGCGAACATTGTCGTGGCGGTCATTGTGGAGCAAGGTGGCTTCGGTTCGATGTCGGCTGTACCGATCGGGCGTAGGATCATGGAGGCCGCCTTTGGGTTGGATCGCGCGCCGCAGAATGCAGGGAAAAAGTGA
- the minC gene encoding septum site-determining protein MinC, protein MGEDKIKIKGENGGLILGFPEDMPFSEIMEELDRKLESGAGFFLRGTLVRIPRDRFAKEELAEMQKLFRTHGLVCRLAKPEPATPIAPAPKAAKPAEKKEQETVPEPQELQRMLVIDKTLRGGQAVETEGSVIVFGNVNPGAQITAGGSVDIRGTCRGVVHAGAAGDSTAFIIADHLMPTQIRIANYVARSPDEPEDSGKAERAYVKDGQIVIEPIER, encoded by the coding sequence ATGGGCGAGGATAAGATCAAGATCAAAGGGGAAAATGGCGGACTCATACTCGGCTTCCCGGAGGATATGCCCTTTTCGGAGATTATGGAGGAGCTCGACAGGAAACTGGAGTCGGGCGCGGGGTTCTTCCTGCGCGGCACCCTTGTACGCATTCCGCGCGATCGCTTTGCGAAAGAGGAGCTGGCAGAGATGCAGAAGCTCTTTCGGACGCACGGGCTGGTCTGCCGTCTGGCAAAGCCCGAGCCTGCCACACCGATTGCCCCCGCCCCTAAAGCCGCAAAGCCTGCGGAGAAAAAAGAGCAGGAAACGGTTCCAGAGCCGCAGGAGCTGCAGCGCATGCTCGTCATTGACAAGACACTGCGCGGCGGACAGGCGGTGGAGACGGAGGGCTCTGTCATTGTCTTCGGCAATGTCAACCCCGGCGCGCAGATCACGGCGGGCGGCAGTGTGGACATTCGCGGCACCTGCCGCGGAGTTGTGCATGCGGGCGCAGCGGGGGACTCGACCGCATTTATTATTGCAGATCATCTGATGCCGACGCAGATTCGCATTGCGAACTATGTCGCGCGTTCGCCGGATGAGCCGGAGGATTCCGGCAAGGCGGAGCGCGCCTATGTGAAGGATGGTCAGATTGTCATTGAGCCAATAGAGAGGTAG
- the minD gene encoding septum site-determining protein MinD, protein MSEIYVVTSGKGGVGKTTTTANLGVGFAMRGKSVVLIDTDTGLRNLDLLLGLENRIMYDLVDVTSGRVPYKKALVRHKKYDSLFLLPTSQVKDKSAVNPEELAALCEELRRSYDVIIIDCPAGIEQGFKTAIAAADTAIVVTMPEISAVRDADKIIGELGRADKEDIRLVVNRIRPKMIEKGDMLDMDDIDEILSVTCVGQIPDDEMVVTSTNRGEPCVTMPDSPAGQAYLDVVGRLSGEEIPFRELAKESLWETIKGKLFGKK, encoded by the coding sequence ATGAGTGAAATCTATGTGGTGACATCGGGCAAAGGAGGCGTTGGAAAGACAACGACGACGGCGAACTTGGGCGTTGGATTTGCCATGCGCGGCAAGAGCGTTGTCCTCATCGATACCGATACGGGGCTGCGCAATCTCGATCTTCTGCTGGGACTCGAGAATCGCATTATGTACGATCTGGTCGATGTTACCTCGGGGCGCGTGCCATACAAGAAGGCGCTCGTTCGTCACAAGAAATACGACTCGCTCTTCCTCCTGCCGACCTCTCAGGTCAAGGATAAGAGCGCAGTCAATCCCGAGGAACTCGCCGCGCTCTGTGAGGAGCTGCGCCGTTCCTATGATGTCATTATCATTGACTGCCCGGCGGGCATTGAGCAGGGATTCAAGACGGCAATCGCGGCTGCCGACACGGCGATCGTCGTGACGATGCCCGAGATCTCGGCTGTGCGCGATGCGGACAAGATCATCGGCGAACTTGGACGCGCGGACAAGGAGGACATTCGCCTCGTCGTCAACCGCATCCGCCCGAAGATGATCGAAAAGGGCGATATGCTCGATATGGACGATATCGATGAGATCCTCTCTGTCACATGCGTCGGTCAAATTCCGGACGATGAGATGGTTGTGACGAGCACGAACCGCGGTGAGCCGTGCGTGACGATGCCGGACTCCCCCGCAGGGCAGGCGTATCTCGATGTGGTTGGTCGCCTCTCTGGCGAGGAGATCCCGTTCCGTGAGCTTGCGAAGGAAAGTCTCTGGGAGACGATCAAGGGCAAGCTCTTTGGGAAAAAGTAA
- the minE gene encoding cell division topological specificity factor MinE, producing the protein MIEALKRLLGKKESSGEVARRRLQLVIINDRANVSPEIMDNMRAEIIQVISKYMYIDTREMEFALENENDTMALVVNIPVVSVQHGGSDLSRRRR; encoded by the coding sequence GTGATTGAGGCACTGAAAAGGCTTCTCGGGAAGAAGGAAAGTTCCGGCGAGGTTGCGCGCCGCCGTCTCCAGCTTGTCATCATCAATGATCGGGCGAATGTCTCGCCGGAGATCATGGATAATATGCGCGCGGAGATCATCCAGGTGATCTCGAAGTATATGTATATCGACACGCGGGAGATGGAGTTCGCGCTCGAGAACGAGAACGATACGATGGCGCTCGTCGTCAACATCCCTGTGGTGAGTGTTCAGCACGGCGGCAGTGATCTATCAAGGCGCAGGCGATGA
- the rodA gene encoding rod shape-determining protein RodA, which yields MILSKRLLRRTDLTLIAAAAAIVIMSLVIIGSATHVNTPSEERYWFVQRQGISILIDIALAAFLMNFDYKILQRYGNHFYVFNLILLILVMLIGQSALGAQRWIALGPISIQPSEFSKLIMIIALAAMMEKRGKIQSLSDLAPVAGYVLVPFLLVLKQPDLGTSLVFLAIFFGMVFVAGIRLRILFGIFGLGLAAMPVLWHFLKDYQKMRIMVFMDPNVDPLGAGYHIIQSKIAIGSGLLFGKGLFGGTQSQLNFLPENHTDFIFSVVGEELGFVGCAVLLLLYLIVLWRGIKIAQDASDTFGRLLAVGITSMIAFHVLVNVGMTMGIMPVTGIPLPLMSYGVSSLTTNIMAIAILLNIQLRRQKLLF from the coding sequence ATGATACTCTCAAAGCGCCTCCTGCGCCGCACGGATTTGACACTGATCGCAGCAGCGGCGGCAATCGTCATTATGAGCCTCGTCATCATCGGCAGTGCGACCCATGTCAATACGCCGAGTGAGGAGCGCTACTGGTTCGTTCAGCGGCAGGGCATATCTATTCTCATCGACATTGCCCTCGCGGCATTTCTGATGAATTTTGACTACAAGATATTGCAGCGCTACGGCAATCACTTCTACGTGTTCAATTTGATTCTCCTGATTCTCGTTATGCTGATCGGGCAGTCGGCGCTTGGCGCACAGCGATGGATCGCACTCGGTCCCATCAGCATACAGCCATCGGAGTTCTCAAAGCTCATCATGATCATTGCGCTCGCCGCAATGATGGAAAAGCGCGGGAAGATACAGTCACTCAGTGACCTTGCCCCTGTTGCCGGCTATGTGCTCGTGCCCTTCCTGCTCGTCCTAAAGCAGCCCGACCTTGGAACGTCGCTCGTCTTTCTTGCGATTTTCTTTGGCATGGTGTTTGTCGCAGGGATTCGCCTGCGCATCCTCTTCGGCATCTTCGGGCTCGGACTTGCGGCTATGCCTGTGCTCTGGCACTTTCTGAAGGACTATCAGAAGATGCGTATCATGGTCTTCATGGATCCGAATGTCGATCCGCTCGGCGCGGGCTATCACATCATCCAGTCGAAGATTGCAATTGGTTCGGGGCTGCTCTTCGGCAAGGGGCTGTTTGGCGGGACGCAGAGTCAGCTGAACTTCCTGCCGGAGAACCATACGGACTTTATCTTCTCCGTTGTGGGGGAGGAACTCGGCTTTGTCGGCTGTGCGGTTCTGCTCCTGCTCTATCTCATCGTCCTTTGGCGCGGCATCAAGATCGCGCAGGATGCGAGTGATACGTTCGGCAGGCTGCTCGCGGTCGGCATCACCTCAATGATTGCGTTCCATGTGCTCGTCAACGTCGGTATGACGATGGGAATTATGCCTGTCACGGGCATTCCGCTGCCGCTCATGAGCTACGGCGTGAGCTCGCTCACGACGAATATCATGGCAATCGCCATTCTGCTGAACATTCAGTTGCGGCGGCAAAAACTCTTGTTTTAG
- a CDS encoding TIGR03960 family B12-binding radical SAM protein, whose protein sequence is MVQLDHSILQSVLKPARYTGGEWNAVRKDWDSVQCRFALALPDVYEVGMSNLGLAILYEILNRRVDIAAERVYAPWIDMEEKMRERGIPLFSLESRRPIRAFDFLGFSLQYEMIYSNVLNMLDLADIPLYADERGENMPFIVGGGPCVYNVEPIADFFDFFVIGEGEEVVPEICDAFIAWEREGRVGGRRGFLTRLLGIDGIYVPSFYEPVYDDAGNFRALRALHSNARPVIYKRVVRDMNGVMSVEHPIVPYMDIVHNRMMMELFRGCSRGCRFCQAGIAYRPARERTEERLRGMAEGLIASTGYDEMSLTSLSSADYSCLGRLVDDLMTDYAGEKLSFSLPSLRIDSFSIDLAHRMQQVRKSGLTFAPEAGTQRMRDVINKGVTEENLLTACGAAFRHGWKQVKLYFMMGLPTETDEDIIGIARLAKKVVDLYTEIRGRRGCKVTVSVSCFVPKPYTPFQWFGQLPIEEFQRRQQLLKEHITDRSITFHYHDARLSVIEGVFARGDRRLAPALYEAWKNGAKFDGWSDLFDDSRYFAAFEKCGIDWEYFSRRTRTIGEPLPWAHTSPGVLERFLKSEWQKALAASLTEDCRRTHCTGCGICPTLGVDVIDYAGTETEYTAAPAEVPPRAAEMDAEHAPAERRIFVYRGLITKGEELRYVSHLDYANLFVRACKRAHLPMAYSEGFNPHMKVAFASALSLGAASDAEYVDFEMTESLAPSEVMRRLGAHLPRGAQIVRLRLLEGKHRALMADVDEARYRISVPYAGDSASIRASVERYNAAESAVWERSTPKKSRMIETKAYVKTPVSFQLENGRLVFWMNLVVTPQGSVKPIEILSVMVRDFDLPVDPNEAYVTRTGLFADGAALMDR, encoded by the coding sequence ATGGTGCAGCTCGATCACAGTATCCTGCAGTCGGTACTGAAACCTGCGCGCTATACGGGTGGCGAATGGAATGCCGTGCGAAAGGACTGGGACAGTGTGCAGTGCAGATTTGCGCTCGCGCTGCCCGATGTCTACGAGGTCGGCATGAGCAATCTCGGGCTTGCCATTCTCTATGAGATTCTGAACCGCCGTGTGGACATTGCGGCGGAGCGCGTCTATGCGCCGTGGATCGACATGGAGGAGAAGATGCGTGAGCGGGGCATCCCGCTCTTTTCGCTTGAAAGCCGCCGCCCCATCAGGGCGTTTGACTTTCTCGGATTCTCCCTCCAATACGAGATGATCTACTCTAATGTCCTCAATATGCTCGATCTTGCGGACATTCCGCTCTATGCAGACGAGCGCGGCGAGAATATGCCCTTTATCGTGGGCGGCGGACCCTGTGTCTACAACGTCGAGCCGATTGCTGACTTCTTTGACTTCTTCGTCATCGGGGAAGGGGAGGAGGTCGTGCCGGAGATCTGCGATGCCTTTATTGCATGGGAAAGAGAGGGGCGTGTGGGCGGACGGCGCGGCTTCCTCACCCGTCTTCTCGGGATCGATGGCATCTATGTGCCCTCGTTCTATGAGCCGGTCTATGATGATGCGGGGAATTTCCGCGCACTGCGCGCGCTGCATTCCAATGCGCGCCCCGTGATCTATAAGCGTGTCGTGCGGGATATGAACGGCGTTATGTCGGTCGAGCATCCGATTGTGCCCTATATGGACATCGTGCACAACCGCATGATGATGGAGCTCTTTCGCGGCTGCTCACGCGGCTGCCGCTTCTGTCAGGCGGGCATTGCCTACCGACCTGCGCGCGAGCGCACGGAGGAGCGTCTGCGTGGGATGGCGGAGGGGCTGATCGCCTCGACGGGCTACGATGAGATGAGTCTCACCTCGCTCTCCTCGGCGGACTATTCCTGCCTCGGGCGGCTTGTGGACGATCTGATGACGGACTATGCGGGGGAAAAGCTCAGCTTTTCTCTGCCATCACTGCGCATCGACAGCTTTTCGATTGACCTCGCACATCGTATGCAGCAGGTGCGGAAATCGGGGCTGACCTTTGCGCCTGAGGCAGGGACGCAGCGCATGCGCGATGTCATCAACAAGGGCGTGACGGAGGAGAATCTGCTGACGGCGTGCGGCGCGGCGTTCCGTCATGGGTGGAAGCAGGTGAAGCTCTACTTCATGATGGGGCTGCCGACGGAGACGGATGAGGACATCATCGGCATTGCACGACTTGCGAAAAAGGTGGTCGATCTCTATACGGAGATCCGCGGGCGTCGTGGCTGCAAGGTGACGGTCTCTGTCTCCTGCTTCGTGCCAAAGCCCTATACGCCGTTCCAGTGGTTCGGACAGCTGCCGATTGAGGAGTTTCAACGGCGGCAGCAGCTCCTCAAGGAGCACATCACCGATCGCTCGATTACGTTCCACTACCACGATGCGCGTCTCTCCGTGATCGAGGGGGTCTTTGCACGCGGCGACCGCCGTCTTGCGCCTGCGCTCTATGAAGCGTGGAAGAACGGTGCAAAGTTTGACGGTTGGTCGGATCTCTTTGACGACAGCCGCTACTTCGCCGCGTTTGAGAAGTGCGGCATTGACTGGGAATATTTCAGCCGCCGCACGCGTACGATTGGTGAGCCGCTGCCGTGGGCACATACATCGCCCGGTGTGCTCGAACGATTCCTGAAGTCCGAGTGGCAGAAGGCACTCGCGGCCTCGCTTACGGAGGACTGCCGCCGCACGCACTGTACGGGCTGCGGCATCTGCCCGACGCTCGGCGTGGACGTGATCGACTATGCGGGCACGGAGACAGAGTACACGGCCGCGCCTGCGGAGGTGCCGCCACGCGCGGCTGAGATGGACGCAGAGCATGCGCCCGCAGAGCGCCGCATCTTTGTCTATCGCGGACTGATTACGAAGGGGGAGGAGCTGCGCTATGTCTCCCATCTCGACTATGCAAATCTCTTTGTCCGCGCGTGCAAGCGTGCGCATCTGCCGATGGCATATTCGGAGGGCTTCAATCCGCATATGAAGGTGGCATTTGCCTCCGCGCTTTCTCTGGGCGCGGCGAGCGATGCAGAGTATGTGGACTTCGAGATGACGGAGTCGCTCGCACCGAGCGAGGTCATGAGGCGTCTCGGTGCGCATTTGCCGCGCGGGGCACAGATTGTTCGTCTGCGTCTGCTCGAGGGCAAGCATCGGGCGTTGATGGCGGATGTGGATGAGGCGCGCTATCGGATCTCCGTGCCTTATGCGGGGGACAGTGCGTCGATACGGGCAAGCGTTGAGCGATACAATGCGGCGGAGAGCGCCGTATGGGAGCGCAGTACACCGAAGAAGAGCCGCATGATCGAGACGAAGGCGTATGTAAAAACGCCCGTCTCCTTTCAACTGGAAAACGGACGTCTTGTCTTTTGGATGAATCTGGTTGTCACCCCGCAGGGCAGCGTGAAGCCCATCGAGATTTTGAGCGTCATGGTGCGTGACTTCGATCTGCCTGTCGACCCGAACGAGGCGTATGTGACGCGAACGGGGCTGTTTGCAGATGGCGCAGCACTGATGGATCGTTGA